The Lysobacter gummosus genome includes a region encoding these proteins:
- a CDS encoding dimethyl sulfoxide reductase anchor subunit family protein, producing MHPAFSVIFFTTLSGAGYGLMAWIGAIAFCRYAEGSPIEPMRVFAFAMLAALALVSVGLFASTLHLGKPLRAWRAFSQWRSSWLSREGVMAIVTYVPALGLLLGAVRESGAAMPMLLSAGVSVCALITVVCTAMIYASLKPIPAWRHRLVVPAYLSFALLSGAALLPVLASVRFGGSVGIVAVIVLAPLTAALKLAYWRAIDRTPLPVSRGDAVGLPDRELSVFERPHTEDNYLTREMGYVLARKHARKLRLLALTMFAAAPLALALLALAVPALSWPAMALAALCVLTGAVVERWLFFAQAKHVVTLYY from the coding sequence CGATCGCGTTTTGCCGGTACGCCGAGGGTTCACCGATCGAGCCCATGCGTGTGTTCGCGTTCGCGATGTTGGCCGCGCTGGCTCTGGTCAGCGTCGGCCTGTTCGCTTCGACTTTGCACCTGGGCAAGCCGCTGCGCGCGTGGCGCGCGTTCTCGCAATGGCGCAGCTCGTGGCTGTCGCGCGAGGGCGTGATGGCCATCGTTACCTACGTGCCCGCACTCGGCCTGCTGCTGGGTGCAGTGCGCGAAAGCGGCGCGGCGATGCCGATGCTGCTGTCGGCGGGGGTGTCGGTGTGTGCGCTGATCACCGTGGTATGCACCGCGATGATCTACGCCTCGCTCAAGCCGATCCCCGCCTGGCGTCATCGGTTGGTGGTGCCGGCGTATCTGAGCTTCGCCCTGCTCAGCGGCGCGGCCTTGTTGCCGGTGTTGGCCAGCGTCCGCTTTGGCGGGTCGGTCGGCATCGTCGCGGTGATCGTGCTCGCGCCGCTGACCGCCGCTCTGAAGCTCGCCTACTGGCGCGCCATCGATCGCACACCGCTGCCGGTGAGCCGCGGCGACGCGGTCGGCCTGCCCGATCGCGAGTTGTCGGTGTTCGAACGCCCGCACACGGAAGACAACTACCTCACCCGCGAGATGGGCTACGTGCTCGCGCGCAAGCACGCGCGCAAGCTGCGCCTGCTCGCCCTGACGATGTTCGCCGCCGCGCCGCTGGCTCTGGCCCTGCTGGCTCTGGCTGTGCCGGCGCTGTCCTGGCCGGCGATGGCGCTGGCGGCGCTGTGCGTGCTGACCGGCGCGGTGGTCGAGCGCTGGCTGTTCTTCGCCCAGGCCAAGCATGTGGTGACGCTGTACTACTGA
- a CDS encoding DUF481 domain-containing protein: protein MLGAIGLALLGAPLITLPTPAFGGDPILIAIASDPVQLRLHCFSTRCGDEEWKAAMAPTRRDPVIDPADLPPLRKVALPGQQRVIGGVSAPATSRESRALYSNDYRVGTRYGVQALRDGPTQIGLSFGAGYRLAPLADDGINRPGAVFRGELNLGQRISDRARWTQRVQIESGRGDTFVKQSVRLDVDVWQNWKLETDFAIRHDNRGGGGSESAESSIELIRRF, encoded by the coding sequence ATGCTCGGTGCCATCGGGCTCGCCCTGCTCGGCGCGCCACTGATCACATTGCCGACGCCCGCCTTCGGCGGCGACCCGATCCTGATCGCCATCGCCAGCGATCCGGTGCAACTGCGCCTGCACTGTTTCTCCACCCGCTGCGGCGACGAGGAATGGAAAGCGGCGATGGCGCCGACCCGGCGCGACCCGGTGATCGACCCGGCCGACCTGCCGCCGCTGCGCAAGGTGGCCCTGCCCGGCCAGCAGCGCGTGATCGGCGGCGTCAGCGCGCCGGCGACTTCGCGCGAGAGCCGCGCCCTGTACTCCAACGACTACCGCGTCGGCACCCGTTACGGCGTGCAGGCGCTGCGCGACGGTCCGACCCAGATCGGCCTGAGTTTCGGCGCCGGCTATCGCCTGGCGCCGCTGGCCGACGACGGCATCAACCGCCCCGGCGCGGTGTTCCGCGGCGAACTCAACCTGGGCCAGCGCATCAGCGATCGCGCCCGCTGGACTCAGCGCGTGCAGATCGAAAGCGGCCGCGGCGACACTTTCGTCAAGCAGTCGGTGCGGCTGGACGTGGACGTGTGGCAGAACTGGAAACTGGAAACCGACTTCGCCATCCGCCACGACAATCGCGGCGGCGGCGGCAGCGAGAGCGCGGAAAGTTCGATCGAGCTGATCCGGCGGTTTTGA
- a CDS encoding DUF6053 domain-containing protein yields MTAVGNKSIGAEAPPTKKQPRPIGQARRSSTPSFLSALG; encoded by the coding sequence ATCACCGCGGTCGGAAACAAAAGCATCGGGGCTGAAGCCCCTCCGACAAAAAAACAGCCTCGACCGATTGGACAAGCGCGCCGGAGCTCAACCCCCTCCTTCCTAAGCGCGCTCGGCTAA
- the hemC gene encoding hydroxymethylbilane synthase, translated as MKTLRIATRKSPLALWQSEHVADRLRAAHPGLAVELVPMSTRGDEVLDRSLAAIGGKGLFLKELELAMQRGEADCAVHSLKDVPMQLEPGFALPAILERADYADGFVSNRFDSIDALPTGARVGTSSLRRQAQLRALRPDLELLDLRGNVNTRLGRLDAGEYDAIILACAGLQRLGLDARIRKRLESPYWLPAPAQGAIAIESREDDIATRELCAALDHASTRTCVEAERAMNRALHGSCHVPVAAHAWLDGEHLRLDGQVGSARDGRAVRAHGEGRGDAPECLGIEVAQKLLEQGAGEFIADSLQAPHDDAD; from the coding sequence ATGAAGACCCTGCGCATCGCCACCCGTAAGAGCCCGCTCGCCCTGTGGCAGAGCGAGCATGTCGCCGACCGCCTGCGTGCCGCGCACCCCGGGCTGGCGGTGGAACTGGTGCCGATGAGCACCCGCGGCGACGAGGTCCTGGACCGCTCGCTGGCGGCGATCGGCGGCAAGGGCCTGTTCCTCAAGGAATTGGAGCTGGCGATGCAGCGCGGCGAAGCCGACTGCGCCGTGCATTCGCTCAAGGACGTGCCGATGCAACTGGAGCCCGGCTTCGCCTTGCCGGCGATCCTGGAACGCGCCGACTACGCCGACGGCTTCGTCAGCAACCGCTTTGACAGCATCGACGCGCTGCCGACCGGCGCGCGCGTGGGCACGTCCTCGCTGCGCCGGCAGGCGCAGTTGCGCGCGCTGCGCCCGGACCTCGAACTGCTGGACCTGCGCGGCAACGTCAACACCCGCCTCGGCCGCCTGGATGCGGGCGAGTACGACGCGATCATCCTGGCCTGCGCCGGCCTGCAGCGGCTGGGCCTGGACGCGCGCATCCGCAAACGCCTGGAATCGCCGTACTGGCTGCCGGCGCCGGCGCAGGGCGCGATCGCGATCGAATCGCGCGAGGACGACATCGCCACGCGCGAGCTGTGCGCCGCGCTCGACCACGCCTCAACCCGCACCTGCGTGGAAGCCGAGCGGGCGATGAATCGCGCCCTGCACGGCAGCTGCCACGTGCCGGTGGCCGCGCACGCCTGGCTGGACGGCGAACATCTGCGCCTGGACGGGCAGGTCGGCTCGGCCCGCGACGGCCGCGCCGTGCGCGCTCACGGCGAAGGCCGCGGCGACGCGCCCGAATGCCTGGGCATCGAGGTCGCGCAGAAACTGCTGGAGCAAGGCGCGGGCGAGTTCATCGCCGATTCGCTGCAAGCGCCGCACGACGACGCCGACTGA
- a CDS encoding LytR/AlgR family response regulator transcription factor has product MRVVIADDEPLARERLRGLLALRPDVEVVAEAVDGQHALHACAEHRPDLVLLDIAMPGIDGLEAARHLAAFDPRPAVVFCTAYDAHALSAFDAEAIDYLVKPVRAERLDAALERVRTFAAGRERHEGGETAPGQVRSHLCARLRGSLRLIPIEDVHYLHAEEKYVIVHHARGEDLIEESLKSLEDEFGERFVRIHRNCLVARHEIVELKRNAEGHVQAVLRHGKQPLEVSRRCVAALRETLKHL; this is encoded by the coding sequence ATGAGAGTGGTGATCGCTGACGACGAGCCGTTAGCCCGCGAGCGTTTGCGCGGATTGCTGGCACTGCGCCCGGACGTCGAGGTCGTCGCCGAGGCGGTCGATGGCCAACACGCGTTGCATGCCTGCGCCGAGCACCGGCCCGATCTGGTCCTGCTCGACATCGCCATGCCCGGCATCGACGGCCTGGAGGCGGCGCGCCATCTGGCCGCGTTCGACCCGCGCCCGGCGGTGGTGTTCTGCACCGCTTACGACGCGCATGCATTGTCGGCCTTCGACGCGGAGGCCATCGACTATCTGGTCAAGCCGGTACGCGCCGAGCGCCTGGACGCCGCGCTCGAACGCGTGCGCACCTTCGCCGCCGGCCGCGAGCGCCACGAAGGCGGCGAAACCGCGCCCGGCCAGGTTCGCAGCCACCTGTGCGCGCGTCTGCGCGGCAGCTTGCGCCTGATTCCGATCGAGGACGTGCATTACCTGCACGCCGAAGAGAAGTACGTGATCGTGCATCACGCGCGCGGCGAGGACCTGATCGAAGAATCCTTGAAGTCGCTGGAAGACGAATTCGGCGAACGCTTCGTGCGCATCCACCGCAACTGCCTGGTGGCGCGGCACGAGATCGTCGAACTCAAGCGCAACGCCGAAGGCCACGTGCAGGCGGTGCTGCGGCACGGCAAGCAGCCGCTGGAAGTGAGCCGGCGCTGCGTTGCGGCGTTGCGGGAGACGCTTAAGCATCTTTGA
- a CDS encoding sensor histidine kinase — MLSMAELIVIVLALAPDGSDWDLGRFVSSSAFALWLALAISVLLCVSRKQLSRLPPGVGGFIATATAAAIAAAVAGVTHSIDTVTGVGLVPAGTSFWRFVTGTAAIAILAVGVVLRYLYVNDSWKAQVRANARAEVDALQARIKPHFLFNSMNTIAGLVRSDPEVAERAVLDLSDLFRAALGASKSDSSLAEEVELAERYLAIEQLRLRERLRVVWRKREPLPWKMPLPRLVLQPLVENAVLHGISRLQGGGEIEIELTQLSDHLLLRIRNPAPAPADGRAGSRHAQHSIGQRLRYAYGPTARMTAGWNGGYYLCELHVPTGVEAQSR, encoded by the coding sequence ATGCTGAGCATGGCCGAGCTGATCGTGATCGTGCTGGCCCTGGCGCCGGACGGCAGCGACTGGGACCTGGGCCGGTTCGTGTCCTCCAGTGCCTTCGCCCTGTGGCTGGCGCTGGCGATCTCGGTGCTGCTGTGCGTGTCGCGCAAGCAGCTCTCGCGCCTGCCGCCGGGCGTGGGCGGCTTCATCGCCACCGCCACCGCGGCCGCGATCGCCGCCGCGGTGGCCGGAGTCACCCACAGCATCGACACGGTGACCGGGGTCGGCCTGGTCCCGGCCGGCACCTCGTTCTGGCGTTTCGTCACCGGCACCGCCGCCATCGCGATCCTGGCCGTGGGCGTGGTGCTGCGCTATCTGTACGTCAACGACAGCTGGAAAGCCCAGGTCCGGGCCAACGCCCGCGCCGAGGTCGATGCGCTGCAGGCGCGGATCAAGCCGCATTTCCTCTTCAACAGCATGAATACCATCGCAGGGTTAGTGCGCAGCGACCCGGAGGTGGCCGAGCGCGCGGTGCTGGATCTGTCCGACCTGTTCCGCGCCGCGCTGGGCGCGTCCAAGAGCGATTCCAGCCTGGCCGAGGAGGTCGAGCTGGCCGAGCGCTACCTGGCGATCGAGCAACTGCGCCTGCGCGAGCGGCTGCGGGTGGTGTGGCGCAAACGCGAGCCGCTGCCGTGGAAAATGCCGCTGCCGCGCCTGGTACTGCAGCCTTTGGTGGAGAACGCGGTGCTGCACGGGATATCCCGGCTGCAGGGCGGCGGCGAGATCGAGATCGAGCTGACCCAGCTCAGCGACCACCTTTTGTTGCGTATCCGCAACCCCGCCCCGGCCCCGGCCGACGGCCGCGCCGGCTCCCGCCATGCCCAGCACAGCATCGGCCAACGCCTGCGATATGCCTATGGACCTACGGCGCGGATGACCGCAGGCTGGAACGGGGGCTACTATCTGTGCGAACTGCACGTGCCGACCGGGGTGGAGGCGCAGAGCCGATGA
- a CDS encoding alpha/beta hydrolase yields MDTVAPALLETVELETRPLPSWSVLWLHGLGADGNDFAPIVPELVRKDWPALRFVFPHAPVRAVTINNGLRMRAWYDIRDFQDLANRADETGVDESVQQVEALIAREAERGIPAERVLLAGFSQGGAITLATALRRKQALGGLIALSTYLPMADRLMREAAAVAHTQPLFMAHGQHDPVVPYRGGEMAAARLRTLGFKIDWHAYPMAHQVCAEEIAALGDWMSQRFAAKT; encoded by the coding sequence ATGGATACCGTCGCCCCCGCTTTGCTGGAAACCGTAGAACTCGAAACCCGTCCCCTGCCGAGCTGGAGCGTGCTGTGGCTGCACGGCCTGGGCGCGGACGGCAACGACTTCGCCCCGATCGTGCCCGAACTGGTCCGCAAGGACTGGCCGGCCCTGCGCTTCGTGTTCCCGCACGCGCCGGTGCGGGCGGTCACGATCAACAACGGCCTGCGCATGCGCGCCTGGTACGACATCCGCGACTTCCAGGACCTGGCCAACCGCGCCGACGAGACCGGCGTGGACGAATCGGTGCAGCAGGTCGAGGCGTTGATCGCGCGCGAAGCCGAGCGCGGCATTCCGGCCGAACGCGTGCTGCTGGCGGGCTTTTCCCAGGGCGGCGCGATCACCCTGGCGACCGCGCTGCGGCGCAAGCAGGCCCTGGGCGGCCTGATCGCGCTGTCCACCTACCTGCCCATGGCCGACCGGCTGATGCGCGAAGCGGCCGCGGTCGCCCACACCCAACCCTTGTTCATGGCCCACGGCCAGCACGACCCGGTCGTGCCCTACCGCGGCGGCGAGATGGCGGCTGCGCGCCTGCGCACCCTGGGCTTCAAGATCGACTGGCACGCCTATCCGATGGCGCATCAGGTCTGCGCGGAGGAAATCGCCGCGCTCGGCGATTGGATGTCGCAACGGTTCGCAGCGAAGACCTGA
- a CDS encoding energy transducer TonB: MKVVTKPARIVAAGLWACGGMTIRASARVVFGASVGLSVLLAGCGSGESSKAQPAASAQAEAAEAAAPLPPALTEFDADGLRARAAQALREQRIHTPAGDSAVDYYLALRDKEAGQIDVISALSELQPYVVIAGEQALLDDDLAESRRLQDLLARMDPQAPALPRLREGLRAAGAARERKAREETERLMAERSDASAARAVSAQRERTAAASTAMKAAAAASAQAADEAAAQASTPASTPAAPVPAPAVAAPPPVAASASARSAPAAKPMPRLIADASPRYPLSALNRRIEGSVEISFTIQPDGRTSAPRLVSSQPAGVFDEAALAAVSRLRFEASGQAHAARRTLNFKLPSR, encoded by the coding sequence GTGAAGGTTGTGACCAAGCCGGCGCGCATCGTCGCCGCTGGCCTGTGGGCGTGCGGCGGCATGACGATCCGCGCATCCGCTCGCGTCGTGTTCGGCGCGAGTGTGGGTTTGAGCGTGTTGCTGGCCGGATGCGGTTCCGGCGAATCGTCCAAGGCGCAGCCGGCCGCGTCGGCGCAGGCCGAAGCGGCGGAAGCGGCCGCGCCGTTGCCGCCGGCCTTGACCGAATTCGACGCCGACGGCCTGCGCGCCCGCGCCGCGCAGGCCTTGCGCGAACAGCGCATCCACACCCCGGCCGGCGACAGCGCGGTCGATTACTACCTGGCGCTGCGCGACAAAGAGGCGGGCCAGATCGACGTCATCAGCGCGCTCAGCGAATTGCAGCCGTATGTGGTGATCGCCGGCGAGCAGGCCCTGCTCGACGACGATCTGGCCGAATCCAGGCGCCTGCAGGATCTGCTCGCGCGCATGGACCCGCAGGCGCCGGCCTTGCCGCGCCTGCGCGAAGGCCTGCGCGCAGCCGGCGCCGCGCGCGAACGCAAGGCTCGCGAGGAAACCGAGCGTCTGATGGCCGAACGCAGCGACGCCAGCGCCGCGCGCGCCGTGTCGGCGCAACGCGAGCGCACCGCCGCGGCCAGTACCGCGATGAAGGCCGCCGCCGCGGCCAGCGCCCAGGCCGCCGACGAGGCCGCGGCCCAGGCCAGCACCCCGGCCAGCACCCCGGCCGCGCCGGTGCCGGCCCCGGCGGTCGCCGCCCCGCCCCCGGTGGCGGCCAGCGCCAGCGCGCGTTCGGCGCCCGCGGCCAAGCCGATGCCGCGCCTGATCGCCGACGCCAGCCCGCGCTATCCCTTGTCCGCGCTCAACCGGCGCATCGAGGGCAGTGTCGAGATCAGCTTCACCATCCAGCCCGACGGCCGCACCAGCGCGCCCAGGCTGGTGTCCTCGCAGCCGGCCGGCGTATTCGACGAAGCCGCGCTGGCGGCGGTGTCGCGGCTGCGGTTCGAGGCCAGCGGGCAGGCGCATGCGGCGCGGCGGACCTTGAACTTCAAGCTGCCGTCGCGTTGA
- a CDS encoding TolC family protein, protein MRLRPAALAALTAALCFSAQARPPLASASPPGTLAAANAPAAPRAGSVFTLDDAYARIGDSHPDLRLFGDQRSVLQAERDIAAQKPALVAGLAVDNVLGTGAVSGIGGAEITLSLASVFERGGKLDARRAFAQSRIDALAVDREGRRLDLLAETARRYLAIVAAQRRIELAQFDIAQRKRSVAAARQRLEAGASPESGLLTAQAAQARAELERSRAEQSLLAARQHLAALWGERDPGFATVAGDPYALAPIQDTAALASLLERTPELARFNDARRIGEARVRLAQSQATPDLSWQLGVRRLQDGSDMALIGSVAMPLGARDRAEPGIRGAQAELAVLETEREAKGMSLYSTLVEAHGRYRVGALEVARLKDDVLPRLERAEKAAEYAYRAGAISYLELALLQAESVAVRKQRLDTALDAQLALIEIQRLTGESFLAASPIPAGARP, encoded by the coding sequence ATGCGTTTGCGTCCGGCGGCTTTGGCCGCCCTGACGGCTGCGCTGTGCTTTTCGGCACAGGCGCGGCCGCCCCTTGCTTCAGCTTCTCCACCCGGCACGCTCGCTGCGGCGAACGCGCCCGCCGCGCCGCGCGCCGGCTCGGTGTTCACCCTCGACGATGCCTATGCGCGCATCGGCGACAGCCATCCGGACCTGCGTCTGTTCGGCGATCAACGCTCGGTGCTGCAGGCCGAGCGCGACATCGCCGCGCAGAAGCCGGCCCTCGTCGCCGGCCTTGCGGTGGACAACGTGCTCGGCACCGGCGCGGTCAGCGGCATCGGCGGCGCGGAAATCACCTTGAGCCTGGCCTCGGTGTTCGAACGCGGCGGCAAGCTCGACGCGCGCCGCGCGTTCGCGCAAAGCCGCATCGATGCGCTCGCGGTCGATCGCGAAGGCCGGCGCCTGGACTTGCTGGCCGAAACCGCGCGCCGCTATCTGGCCATCGTCGCCGCGCAGCGCCGTATCGAGCTGGCCCAGTTCGACATCGCCCAGCGCAAGCGCAGCGTCGCCGCCGCGCGCCAGCGCCTGGAAGCCGGCGCCTCGCCGGAATCCGGGTTGCTGACCGCGCAGGCCGCGCAGGCGCGCGCCGAGCTCGAACGCAGCCGCGCCGAGCAATCGCTGCTGGCCGCGCGCCAGCATCTGGCGGCGCTGTGGGGCGAACGCGATCCGGGCTTCGCCACGGTGGCCGGCGATCCGTATGCGCTGGCGCCGATCCAGGACACCGCCGCGCTGGCGAGCCTGCTCGAACGCACGCCGGAGTTGGCGCGCTTCAACGACGCGCGCCGAATCGGCGAGGCGCGCGTGCGTCTGGCCCAGAGCCAGGCCACGCCCGATCTGAGCTGGCAACTCGGCGTGCGCCGCCTGCAGGACGGCAGCGACATGGCCCTGATCGGCAGCGTCGCCATGCCGCTGGGCGCGCGCGACCGCGCCGAGCCCGGCATCCGCGGCGCGCAGGCGGAACTGGCGGTGCTGGAGACCGAACGCGAAGCCAAGGGCATGTCGCTGTACTCGACCCTGGTCGAAGCGCACGGCCGCTACCGGGTCGGCGCGCTGGAAGTCGCGCGGCTCAAGGACGACGTGCTGCCGCGCCTGGAACGCGCGGAGAAAGCCGCCGAATACGCCTACCGCGCCGGCGCCATCAGCTATCTGGAACTGGCCTTGCTGCAGGCCGAAAGCGTGGCCGTGCGCAAACAGCGTCTGGACACCGCGCTCGACGCGCAACTGGCGCTGATCGAAATCCAGCGTCTCACCGGCGAGTCGTTTCTCGCCGCATCGCCCATTCCCGCAGGAGCCCGCCCATGA
- a CDS encoding efflux RND transporter periplasmic adaptor subunit produces MKPELLIAAGLLALSLSACGGADKTPQQTEAAAKKIEGDHAEQGGEHGEGEEEKAESTVIRNEIARRSGISVAPAGPGTVADEHEVQGLITPLEGHVARITARYPGPVRSLRANVGDRVSAGQTLATIDSNLSLTTYSIAAPISGVVLARNASVGEVAVEGTALFEIADLSTLWVDLHVFGADASHLRPGLPVTVMRMGEDNGVDTTLDRILPGTATASQSTVARASIKNADGLWRPGSAVRARVTVEQQPVALAVPLTALQRMDDFEVVFVREGERYSARPVKLGRRDAKRVEVLSGLKAGEQVVVEQSFLIKADIEKAGASHEH; encoded by the coding sequence ATGAAGCCCGAATTGTTGATCGCCGCGGGCCTGCTGGCCCTGAGTCTTAGCGCCTGCGGCGGCGCGGACAAGACACCGCAACAAACCGAAGCGGCCGCGAAGAAGATCGAAGGCGACCACGCCGAACAAGGCGGCGAACACGGCGAAGGCGAGGAAGAGAAAGCCGAAAGCACGGTGATCCGCAATGAGATCGCGCGTCGCTCCGGCATCAGCGTGGCGCCCGCCGGCCCCGGCACAGTCGCCGACGAGCACGAAGTGCAAGGCCTGATCACGCCGCTGGAAGGCCATGTCGCGCGCATCACCGCGCGCTATCCAGGGCCGGTGCGCTCGCTGCGCGCCAACGTCGGCGACCGCGTCAGCGCCGGGCAGACGCTGGCCACCATCGACAGCAATCTGAGCCTGACCACCTACAGCATCGCCGCGCCGATCTCCGGCGTGGTGCTGGCGCGCAACGCCTCGGTCGGCGAGGTCGCGGTGGAAGGCACGGCGCTGTTCGAAATCGCCGACCTGTCCACGCTGTGGGTCGATCTGCACGTGTTCGGCGCCGACGCCTCACACCTGCGCCCGGGCCTGCCGGTCACGGTGATGCGCATGGGCGAGGACAACGGCGTGGACACCACGCTCGATCGCATCCTGCCCGGCACCGCCACCGCCAGCCAGAGCACGGTCGCGCGCGCCTCGATCAAGAACGCCGACGGCCTGTGGCGTCCGGGCTCGGCGGTGCGCGCGCGGGTCACCGTGGAACAACAGCCGGTGGCGCTGGCGGTTCCGCTGACGGCGTTGCAGCGCATGGACGACTTTGAGGTCGTGTTCGTGCGCGAAGGCGAGCGCTACAGCGCGCGGCCGGTGAAGCTGGGCCGTCGCGATGCCAAACGCGTGGAAGTGCTCTCGGGCTTGAAAGCCGGCGAACAGGTCGTGGTCGAACAAAGCTTCCTGATCAAGGCCGACATCGAAAAAGCCGGGGCTTCGCATGAACACTGA